A genomic region of bacterium contains the following coding sequences:
- a CDS encoding NADH-quinone oxidoreductase subunit N produces the protein MALTAPQIQLDLIAPQLLLLAAALLLLLLPLFWRGVRRELLAAIAVLGLAAAFAAAAGLWTRPGTGFNGMVTLDRFALAFDGIFLLGGLLAVLISLNRVEDEYVQYGDFYGLLLLAVAGMTILTATLHLIIIFLGLELLSIALYVMIGFRKMRVDSTEASLKYFLLGSFATGFLLYGMALIYGAAGTLDLQRIGAAVAAGSGGWMLLAGGMLLLIGFAFKAALVPFHMWTPDVYQGAPTPVTAFMSTATKAAAFAALARIVTTAMPFSAFNWSAILPVLAVLTMTVGNLLAITQENTKRMLAYSSIAHAGYLLVALSAGNAAGQSAILYYLVVYTLMNAGAFAVIAWFGRSNREERLTFASYRGLGYRYPFASLAMAVFMFSLAGIPPTGGFLGKFYLFAAAVKAGQTPLVVIAVMNAVVSVYYYTRLVVHLYMREAEEPLEAEKLNPGLMAALLLALLGVLWLGVAPNGLMALFNAAALAAM, from the coding sequence ATGGCGTTGACTGCTCCGCAAATCCAGCTGGACCTGATCGCACCCCAGCTCCTCCTCCTGGCCGCCGCCCTGCTGCTCTTGCTGCTGCCGCTTTTCTGGCGCGGCGTGCGCCGCGAGTTGCTCGCCGCCATCGCGGTCCTCGGCCTGGCTGCCGCCTTTGCTGCTGCGGCCGGCCTGTGGACGCGGCCGGGGACAGGCTTTAACGGCATGGTCACCCTCGACCGGTTCGCTCTGGCGTTTGATGGGATCTTCCTCCTGGGCGGCTTGCTGGCGGTGCTGATCTCCCTGAACCGGGTCGAGGATGAGTATGTCCAGTACGGCGATTTCTATGGATTGCTGCTGCTCGCTGTCGCCGGAATGACTATCCTGACCGCCACTCTGCATCTGATCATCATTTTTCTTGGCCTGGAGCTGCTTTCGATCGCCCTCTACGTGATGATCGGCTTTCGCAAGATGCGGGTCGATTCGACGGAGGCCTCACTCAAGTATTTCCTCCTCGGCTCCTTCGCCACCGGATTCCTGCTCTACGGCATGGCCCTGATCTATGGCGCCGCCGGCACCCTCGATCTACAGCGGATCGGCGCTGCTGTAGCGGCAGGCTCTGGCGGTTGGATGCTGCTGGCTGGCGGAATGCTCCTGCTTATCGGCTTTGCCTTCAAGGCGGCCCTGGTCCCCTTTCACATGTGGACCCCCGATGTCTATCAGGGCGCACCGACGCCGGTGACCGCCTTCATGTCGACGGCGACCAAAGCAGCGGCATTCGCGGCTCTGGCGCGGATCGTCACAACCGCCATGCCCTTCTCCGCTTTTAACTGGAGTGCGATTCTGCCGGTCCTTGCGGTACTGACGATGACCGTGGGCAATCTCCTGGCCATCACCCAGGAGAATACCAAACGCATGCTCGCCTATTCAAGTATCGCACATGCGGGTTATCTGCTCGTCGCACTCAGCGCGGGCAACGCCGCCGGACAGAGCGCCATCCTCTACTACCTGGTGGTCTACACGCTGATGAACGCAGGGGCCTTCGCGGTTATCGCCTGGTTCGGCCGCAGCAACCGCGAGGAACGGCTTACCTTCGCGAGTTATCGCGGGCTCGGCTACCGCTACCCCTTCGCCAGTCTGGCCATGGCGGTTTTCATGTTCAGCCTGGCGGGGATCCCGCCCACCGGCGGCTTTCTCGGTAAATTCTATCTCTTCGCCGCGGCTGTCAAGGCCGGCCAGACCCCCCTGGTCGTCATCGCGGTGATGAATGCGGTGGTTTCGGTCTATTACTATACCCGGCTGGTGGTCCATCTCTACATGCGCGAGGCTGAGGAACCGCTCGAAGCCGAGAAGCTGAACCCCGGTCTGATGGCGGCGCTGCTGCTGGCGCTGCTTGGGGTGCTTTGGCTCGGCGTTGCGCCGAATGGATTGATGGCCTTATTCAACGCCGCCGCCCTCGCTGCGATGTAA
- a CDS encoding prepilin peptidase — protein MPLLFHYLVPLLIAAGWYDYYGRRIPNAITLPLAGAGMLLQTFCGAGLAQALLSLTLGGGFFFLCYLLGMMGAGDVKLMAGVSVWLDPAAAAGALVWSIGCGGLMAVAMVIGRAVRLKWLKQGGASLEAATLPYGVAIAMGTWLSFGLIR, from the coding sequence ATGCCGCTGTTATTCCATTATCTGGTTCCTCTGCTGATCGCCGCCGGGTGGTACGATTACTACGGGCGGCGTATCCCCAATGCCATCACCCTGCCGCTGGCGGGTGCCGGTATGCTGTTGCAGACGTTCTGTGGAGCCGGATTGGCGCAGGCTCTCCTCAGCCTGACGCTTGGCGGCGGCTTCTTCTTTCTATGTTATCTTTTGGGGATGATGGGAGCCGGTGACGTCAAGCTGATGGCGGGCGTCAGCGTATGGCTTGATCCCGCGGCGGCTGCTGGTGCGCTGGTGTGGAGTATCGGATGCGGGGGACTCATGGCCGTAGCGATGGTGATCGGGCGGGCGGTGCGGTTGAAGTGGCTGAAGCAGGGAGGGGCGAGCCTTGAGGCGGCGACCCTTCCTTATGGAGTCGCCATAGCCATGGGTACCTGGCTTTCATTTGGTCTGATCAGGTAG
- a CDS encoding TadE/TadG family type IV pilus assembly protein, protein MISRFKKVGRDVSGQSAVEFALVLPLFILMVVTIVEFGRLWMTVNVMTSAAREGARVAAVSRPDYSLVNSAAQSVLAASQISGATVNLSGPNSSGDVRVTVSLVYTSITGNIIPRLRSLQLTRTSTMHWED, encoded by the coding sequence ATGATCAGCAGGTTCAAAAAAGTTGGACGGGATGTATCGGGGCAATCCGCTGTTGAATTTGCCCTAGTTCTGCCGCTGTTTATTCTGATGGTCGTCACGATTGTCGAGTTCGGGCGGTTGTGGATGACGGTTAATGTGATGACCAGCGCAGCGCGCGAGGGTGCCCGGGTCGCCGCCGTTTCCAGGCCCGACTATTCTCTGGTCAATTCGGCCGCCCAGTCGGTCCTTGCCGCCAGTCAGATCAGCGGGGCCACGGTGAACCTCTCCGGCCCCAATTCAAGCGGCGATGTGCGCGTGACGGTCAGTCTGGTCTATACCTCGATCACAGGCAACATCATCCCGCGCCTGCGTTCCTTGCAGCTCACACGAACGTCCACGATGCATTGGGAAGATTAG
- the nuoK gene encoding NADH-quinone oxidoreductase subunit NuoK, which produces METIPLDYFLIVAAVLFAIGVAGVLVRRNALVIFMSIELMLNAVNLTFITFSERWQALDGQLFVFFIMTVAAAEVAVGLAIIISVFRLRGTVHVDEINLLKG; this is translated from the coding sequence ATGGAAACCATTCCGCTGGATTATTTTCTCATCGTCGCGGCCGTTCTGTTTGCAATCGGTGTAGCTGGAGTACTGGTGCGCCGGAATGCTCTCGTCATTTTCATGAGTATCGAGCTGATGCTCAATGCAGTCAATCTCACCTTCATCACCTTTTCGGAACGCTGGCAGGCTTTGGATGGCCAGCTCTTCGTCTTTTTTATCATGACGGTGGCGGCGGCTGAAGTGGCCGTGGGATTGGCGATTATCATCTCCGTCTTTCGGCTGCGCGGCACGGTGCATGTGGATGAGATCAATCTGTTGAAAGGCTGA
- a CDS encoding pilus assembly protein N-terminal domain-containing protein: MTRKMHKVGAKVLDCAAGCCIGRSGRWNRRKAAGHPGIVSALVLLLLASPLYPAARGEVRVMLGQSQVLSFTDPIKRISIANPDLADATVVTPYQVLVNGKLAGATSLVIWDEQEAFTIYRVEVREESFPQQILLKVRFTEINHNALRELGLDFWKKNLDLAGKKGNLGIFSGKVNAPSDPLGLGDAVDIFFSLPGLDFSTIMRALEEKSLLSVLAKPNLCAVNGAEASFLAGGEFPVPIVSGAAGTQSVTIQFKEFGVRLRFLPHIIDSTTVNLKIAAEVSSLDFDNGITLSGFNVPALSARKAETTVELPQGRFLVIGGLLSREMTRRVSQLPLLGSIPVLGQLFKSSRFQQKESELLIVVTPEIVGSALQEPAADETQLKW, translated from the coding sequence ATGACAAGGAAGATGCATAAGGTAGGGGCAAAAGTCCTGGACTGTGCGGCCGGGTGCTGCATCGGCAGGAGCGGCCGTTGGAACCGGAGAAAAGCGGCTGGCCACCCAGGCATCGTCTCCGCCCTGGTGCTGCTGCTGCTGGCATCGCCCCTGTATCCGGCGGCCCGCGGCGAGGTGAGGGTCATGCTGGGTCAATCCCAGGTCCTCTCCTTTACCGATCCGATCAAGCGGATTTCCATCGCCAATCCCGATCTGGCCGATGCAACCGTCGTGACTCCCTATCAGGTGCTGGTCAACGGCAAACTGGCCGGTGCGACCAGTCTGGTGATCTGGGATGAGCAGGAGGCCTTCACGATCTACCGGGTCGAGGTACGGGAAGAGAGTTTCCCCCAGCAGATCCTCCTCAAAGTGCGCTTCACCGAGATCAATCACAATGCCTTGAGAGAGCTCGGTCTTGATTTCTGGAAAAAGAATCTGGATCTTGCCGGCAAAAAGGGTAATCTGGGGATCTTCAGCGGCAAGGTTAACGCTCCCAGTGATCCGCTTGGTCTTGGCGATGCGGTCGATATCTTTTTTTCGCTGCCCGGGCTTGATTTTTCCACGATCATGCGCGCCCTGGAGGAGAAGAGTCTTCTCTCGGTGCTTGCCAAGCCCAATCTCTGCGCCGTCAACGGCGCCGAAGCGAGCTTTCTCGCCGGTGGTGAGTTCCCGGTACCGATCGTCTCTGGGGCAGCGGGCACCCAATCGGTGACCATCCAGTTCAAGGAGTTCGGCGTCCGCTTGCGCTTTCTGCCGCATATCATCGATTCGACCACGGTGAACCTCAAGATCGCCGCCGAGGTCAGCAGCCTCGATTTCGATAACGGCATCACCCTCAGCGGCTTTAATGTGCCGGCGCTGAGCGCACGCAAGGCCGAAACCACCGTGGAACTGCCGCAGGGCCGTTTTCTCGTCATCGGTGGGCTGCTTTCACGGGAGATGACCCGGCGCGTCAGCCAGCTGCCGCTGCTCGGCAGTATTCCGGTGCTGGGACAGCTCTTTAAAAGCAGCCGCTTTCAGCAGAAAGAGAGCGAACTGCTCATCGTCGTCACGCCCGAGATCGTCGGCAGCGCACTGCAGGAGCCTGCGGCTGATGAGACACAGTTGAAATGGTAA
- a CDS encoding pilus assembly protein TadG-related protein: protein MRSLRRDERGEVLVFTATIFLTLLLFAAMVTDLGYVLTARNQLQSAVDCAALAGAAGLMNGSDRATAMAIRYASKNDCIQQPVIISNENVTFPASNRVQVSASRTLQLFFLPLIGLNQRVIRASATAELGYVTSTNGLAPWAVPKEAWQPGDRVVIKAGQLGEIGTNPGFYYPVDFPAVNRGNPISGASEYEENIRAGCDETVEIGDILQVEPGEMQGPTRQGVDYLIDADHCAYWDGERVANSLFTGYSSPRVVKVPLYDPSKPPDSGRNTIEVIGFAAFFVEGMVGKTVIGVFIEVTSPGASGHGYSLLRCVHLV from the coding sequence ATGCGCTCCTTGAGACGCGATGAACGCGGTGAGGTGCTGGTTTTCACAGCAACTATTTTTCTGACCCTGCTGCTTTTTGCCGCCATGGTGACCGATCTCGGCTATGTACTGACGGCGCGCAATCAGCTGCAGAGTGCGGTGGATTGCGCCGCTCTGGCCGGGGCGGCGGGATTGATGAACGGCAGCGATCGGGCCACGGCGATGGCGATCCGCTATGCCTCAAAAAACGATTGCATCCAGCAGCCGGTGATTATCTCCAATGAGAATGTGACCTTTCCGGCTTCCAACCGTGTCCAGGTGTCCGCCAGCCGCACGCTGCAACTCTTTTTCCTGCCGTTGATCGGCTTGAACCAGCGCGTCATCCGCGCTTCGGCCACCGCCGAGCTGGGCTACGTCACTTCCACCAACGGCCTGGCGCCCTGGGCGGTTCCAAAAGAAGCCTGGCAGCCCGGCGACCGGGTGGTGATCAAGGCGGGACAGTTAGGCGAGATCGGCACCAATCCGGGCTTTTATTATCCGGTGGATTTTCCAGCGGTCAATCGCGGCAATCCGATCAGTGGAGCGAGTGAATACGAGGAAAACATCCGCGCCGGCTGTGATGAAACCGTAGAGATCGGCGACATCCTCCAGGTCGAGCCTGGCGAGATGCAGGGGCCGACGCGCCAGGGCGTCGATTATCTGATCGATGCCGACCACTGCGCGTATTGGGACGGTGAGAGGGTTGCCAATTCTCTCTTCACCGGCTACAGCTCACCGCGCGTGGTCAAGGTGCCCCTATACGATCCGTCGAAACCGCCCGATTCGGGCCGCAACACCATCGAAGTCATCGGCTTCGCGGCTTTTTTTGTCGAGGGGATGGTCGGCAAGACGGTGATCGGGGTCTTCATCGAGGTCACCTCCCCCGGCGCCTCGGGCCATGGGTATTCGTTGTTGCGTTGTGTCCATCTGGTATGA
- the nuoL gene encoding NADH-quinone oxidoreductase subunit L yields the protein MFDLVWLIPLFPLLGLLINAFTGWKNTGRTPGVIASTAVGLSFAMTVALFFELLHLPPAERLVEVHLASWLSSAAIGAEIGFQLDPLSMVMILVVTGVSFIIHIYAIGYMQGDRSFTRFFIFLNLFVFAMLILVTANNFLMMFIGWEGVGLCSYLLIGFWYEEDYNAFAGRKAFIVNRIGDFGFLLALFLMYATFRTLDFTEVFTKAAGLPMGTGIMTAIALLLFVGAAGKSAQLPLYVWLPDAMAGPTPVSALIHAATMVTAGVYMVARANIIYTLAPTAATVVAVVGALTALFAATIGMTQFDIKRVLAYSTISQLGYMFIGVGVGAFAAGIFHLMTHAFFKALLFMAAGSVMHAMSNQTDMRIMGGLKQKMPRTFWTMLLGTLAITGIPGFSGFFSKDEILWQAWSGALGSPGLWLIGAFAAALTTFYMFRLIFMTFFGTLRADDKTARHIHESPGVMTWPLIILAVLSVGGGWIGIPAVLGGGNHFAHFLAPVFAASAGITGAGETGPHQAGHDLELLLMGAVLLAVLFSLWLAWLFYGRKSNLPARTAQKLGGVYTLVFNKYYVDELYGALIARPLRRFSESALWRFIDARVIDGTINGTAALMGAGSRVLSRIQTGVVQNYALLFVFGVIALLFYLFF from the coding sequence ATGTTCGATTTGGTTTGGCTGATCCCTCTTTTCCCCTTGCTGGGCCTGCTGATTAACGCTTTCACCGGATGGAAGAACACCGGCCGCACACCAGGCGTCATCGCCAGCACCGCGGTGGGCCTCTCCTTCGCCATGACGGTGGCCCTCTTCTTCGAACTGCTGCACCTGCCTCCAGCCGAGCGCTTGGTGGAAGTGCATCTTGCCAGCTGGCTATCCTCTGCAGCCATCGGCGCTGAAATCGGGTTCCAGCTCGATCCCCTCTCCATGGTGATGATCCTGGTTGTCACCGGCGTCTCCTTCATCATCCATATCTACGCCATTGGTTACATGCAAGGTGATCGCAGTTTCACCCGGTTTTTCATCTTTCTCAATCTGTTCGTCTTTGCGATGCTGATCCTGGTGACGGCGAACAACTTTTTGATGATGTTCATCGGCTGGGAGGGCGTGGGGCTCTGCTCCTATCTGCTGATCGGCTTCTGGTATGAGGAGGACTATAATGCCTTTGCCGGCCGCAAGGCTTTTATCGTCAACCGTATCGGTGATTTCGGCTTTTTGCTAGCCCTGTTTCTGATGTATGCCACCTTCCGCACCCTCGATTTCACCGAGGTTTTTACCAAAGCAGCGGGCTTGCCGATGGGCACTGGCATCATGACCGCAATCGCGCTGCTTCTTTTTGTCGGCGCCGCCGGCAAGTCGGCCCAGCTGCCGCTTTATGTCTGGCTTCCTGACGCGATGGCCGGTCCAACCCCAGTCAGCGCTCTGATTCACGCCGCGACGATGGTCACCGCGGGGGTTTATATGGTCGCTCGCGCCAACATCATCTACACCCTGGCACCGACTGCTGCTACGGTCGTTGCGGTAGTCGGCGCCCTGACCGCGCTCTTTGCCGCCACCATCGGCATGACCCAATTCGACATCAAACGGGTGCTCGCCTACTCGACCATCAGCCAGCTTGGCTACATGTTCATCGGTGTCGGTGTCGGCGCCTTCGCGGCGGGGATTTTCCATCTGATGACCCATGCCTTTTTCAAGGCACTGCTGTTCATGGCGGCCGGCAGCGTCATGCACGCCATGTCCAATCAGACCGACATGCGCATCATGGGCGGCCTGAAGCAAAAGATGCCGCGTACCTTTTGGACGATGCTCCTTGGCACCCTGGCCATCACCGGCATACCAGGATTTTCGGGCTTTTTCAGTAAGGATGAGATCCTCTGGCAGGCCTGGTCGGGGGCCCTTGGAAGTCCCGGGCTCTGGCTCATCGGCGCCTTTGCCGCTGCGCTCACCACTTTTTATATGTTCCGGCTGATTTTCATGACCTTTTTCGGAACACTACGCGCCGATGACAAGACCGCCCGCCACATCCACGAATCTCCCGGCGTGATGACCTGGCCGCTGATCATTCTGGCGGTTCTCTCGGTCGGCGGCGGCTGGATCGGCATACCGGCGGTGCTCGGCGGCGGCAATCACTTTGCGCATTTTCTCGCCCCGGTCTTCGCCGCGAGCGCGGGGATTACGGGTGCCGGAGAGACCGGTCCCCATCAGGCTGGGCATGACCTCGAACTGCTGCTCATGGGCGCGGTTCTCCTAGCGGTACTCTTCAGCCTTTGGCTCGCCTGGCTTTTTTACGGCCGCAAGTCCAACCTGCCGGCACGGACGGCCCAAAAGCTGGGCGGTGTGTATACACTGGTTTTCAACAAGTATTACGTCGATGAGCTCTACGGCGCCCTTATCGCCCGGCCCTTGCGACGGTTTTCCGAGTCCGCCCTGTGGCGTTTTATTGACGCACGCGTAATCGACGGCACAATCAACGGAACGGCCGCGCTGATGGGCGCCGGTTCACGGGTGCTGAGCCGCATCCAGACGGGAGTCGTGCAAAATTACGCCTTGCTCTTTGTGTTCGGCGTGATCGCCCTGTTGTTTTACCTCTTTTTTTAG
- a CDS encoding Flp family type IVb pilin, whose product MFNPFAVIRNFFRQEEGQTLSEYALILVLIAVVAIIAVTLLGNQISTVLTQIANAL is encoded by the coding sequence ATGTTTAATCCCTTCGCTGTCATCCGCAATTTCTTCCGTCAGGAAGAGGGACAGACCCTGTCCGAGTACGCTCTGATCCTGGTTCTGATTGCTGTTGTGGCGATCATTGCCGTCACCCTCCTTGGCAATCAGATCTCGACGGTCCTGACCCAGATCGCCAATGCCCTGTAA
- a CDS encoding NADH-quinone oxidoreductase subunit I, whose translation MGVKNVGYRPERWDQAYLPGIFKGMWITIKHFFGKKYTISYPEEKWPVPPGHRGAIRLNKDDEGRIKCVACEMCSTACPAQCITMKAGVAPWPDREKYPVEFTIDMLRCILCGMCQEACPEDAIELTEIYDFSAYSREDLIWDEERLLRNYDITADGKYFERSKAETGM comes from the coding sequence ATGGGCGTTAAAAATGTCGGCTACCGCCCGGAACGCTGGGACCAGGCCTATCTCCCCGGCATCTTCAAGGGGATGTGGATCACGATCAAACATTTTTTTGGCAAGAAATATACCATCTCCTACCCGGAAGAAAAGTGGCCGGTGCCGCCAGGGCATCGCGGCGCCATCCGTCTCAACAAGGACGATGAAGGGCGCATCAAATGTGTCGCCTGCGAAATGTGCTCAACCGCCTGTCCGGCCCAATGCATCACCATGAAGGCCGGCGTCGCCCCCTGGCCGGACCGAGAGAAGTACCCGGTCGAATTCACGATTGACATGCTGCGCTGCATCCTCTGCGGCATGTGCCAGGAGGCTTGTCCCGAGGATGCTATCGAATTGACTGAAATATATGATTTTTCAGCATATAGTCGCGAGGACTTGATCTGGGACGAGGAGAGGCTGCTGCGGAATTATGACATTACGGCCGATGGCAAGTATTTTGAGCGCAGCAAGGCAGAGACGGGGATGTAG
- a CDS encoding NADH-quinone oxidoreductase subunit M: MIDLSAIPILSLLTFLPLAGALLLLCVPRQREQLIRRFTLALTIAVFLLSLPLFTQFDGTNPGFQFEELRTWIPSVGIGFHLGVDGISLLMVLLTTFLTPLVILGSWSAVTRRVKEYMMMFLALETAMLGVFLSLDMVLFYIFWEGMLIPMYFIIGVWGGERRLYAAIKFFLFTMFGGVLMLVAILALYFMNGSQSGVYTFDYLALSRMLIAGKQQVWPFFAFSLAFAIKVPMFPFHTWLPDAHVEAPTGGSVILAGILLKMGTYGFLRFCIPFFPNVAATYGVWIMALAVIGIIYGALVSWVQPDLKKLVAFSSVSHLGFVMLGIFALTLQSVQGSLIQMVNHGLSTGALFLLVGMIYERRHTRLIADFGGLARQMPVFTTFFLIITLSSIGLPGLNGFVGEFLVLLGTFQTHRLLAILAATGVILSAVYMLTMVQRVHFGKLDKPENRSLTDLNRREIATLVPIILLCIWIGLFPATFLDKSQAAAQKLLSEYQAKQGRVARIDEIPTARSSVINPN, translated from the coding sequence ATGATCGATCTGAGCGCCATACCGATACTGAGCCTCCTCACCTTTCTGCCCTTGGCCGGGGCGCTCCTGCTGCTCTGCGTACCGCGGCAGCGCGAGCAACTCATACGGCGATTCACCCTGGCCCTGACCATAGCGGTTTTTTTGCTCTCGCTGCCGCTCTTCACGCAATTTGACGGGACCAATCCCGGGTTCCAGTTTGAGGAACTGCGAACCTGGATCCCCTCAGTCGGCATCGGCTTCCATCTGGGCGTCGACGGCATCAGTCTGCTGATGGTTTTGCTGACCACTTTCCTGACCCCCCTGGTCATCCTCGGCAGCTGGAGCGCGGTGACCAGGCGAGTCAAGGAATATATGATGATGTTCCTGGCGCTCGAGACAGCCATGCTCGGGGTATTTCTCAGCCTGGATATGGTCCTTTTCTACATCTTTTGGGAGGGGATGCTCATCCCGATGTATTTCATCATCGGGGTTTGGGGCGGCGAGCGGCGGCTCTATGCGGCGATCAAGTTTTTCCTCTTCACGATGTTCGGCGGCGTGCTGATGCTGGTCGCCATCCTCGCCCTCTATTTCATGAATGGCAGCCAGAGCGGGGTTTACACCTTTGACTATCTTGCCCTGAGCCGGATGCTGATCGCCGGCAAACAGCAGGTTTGGCCGTTTTTCGCCTTCAGCCTCGCTTTCGCCATCAAGGTGCCGATGTTTCCCTTTCATACCTGGCTGCCCGATGCCCACGTCGAGGCGCCGACCGGTGGCAGCGTCATCCTCGCCGGCATTCTGCTGAAAATGGGCACATACGGTTTTCTGAGGTTTTGCATCCCCTTTTTCCCGAATGTCGCCGCAACCTATGGCGTCTGGATCATGGCCCTGGCGGTCATCGGGATCATCTACGGCGCCTTGGTCAGCTGGGTGCAACCGGACCTGAAAAAACTGGTTGCCTTTTCTTCGGTCAGTCATCTCGGCTTTGTCATGCTCGGGATTTTCGCCCTCACCCTGCAGTCGGTCCAGGGTAGTCTCATTCAGATGGTCAATCACGGCCTTTCGACCGGCGCCCTGTTCCTTCTGGTGGGGATGATTTATGAGCGCCGCCATACCCGTTTGATCGCCGATTTCGGCGGCCTAGCGCGGCAGATGCCGGTCTTCACGACCTTTTTTCTCATCATCACCCTCTCCTCGATCGGTTTGCCGGGGCTTAACGGCTTCGTCGGCGAGTTCCTGGTTCTGCTCGGCACCTTTCAGACACACCGGCTCCTGGCCATCCTCGCTGCGACGGGGGTGATACTCTCGGCCGTCTATATGCTGACCATGGTGCAACGGGTGCATTTCGGCAAGCTCGACAAACCGGAAAACCGGTCGCTCACCGACCTGAACCGCCGCGAGATCGCCACGCTGGTGCCGATCATCCTACTTTGTATCTGGATCGGCCTCTTTCCCGCCACCTTTCTGGACAAGAGCCAGGCGGCGGCGCAAAAGCTGCTAAGTGAATACCAGGCCAAGCAGGGCCGGGTCGCCCGCATCGATGAGATCCCCACCGCCCGATCGAGCGTGATCAATCCTAATTGA
- the cpaB gene encoding Flp pilus assembly protein CpaB has product MFVMKQKVVMPLTLLVSLLATLAVYRYLQGQQSRAPAGAKAPQTVLVAAQDLAVGVKIAGIHVKAMEWPRELLPAGTFSDTALVSGRITRVPVVAGEPILDSKLAPQGSGSGFSSLIPPGMRALTVSVNVVSGVSGFILPDARVDVLVTVASPNNKEESKTKIILEDVLVLAVDQTFEREDDDPVKVQSVTLLVDPGQAEKLALASSEGKLQLVLRNSADRDAQGSRGVQLRELINGAGSVENRALTRPRAAEPAAAVAPPPARTVEVLRSSKREEISFVQPEKAAAGDRP; this is encoded by the coding sequence ATGTTCGTCATGAAGCAGAAAGTCGTGATGCCGCTGACCCTCCTGGTCAGCTTGCTGGCCACCCTGGCGGTTTACCGTTATCTGCAGGGGCAGCAATCGCGCGCTCCAGCTGGCGCCAAGGCCCCGCAAACGGTGCTGGTTGCGGCGCAGGACCTGGCGGTGGGAGTCAAGATCGCCGGAATCCATGTGAAAGCAATGGAGTGGCCCAGAGAGTTGCTGCCGGCCGGGACCTTCAGCGATACAGCGCTGGTGAGCGGGCGCATCACCCGGGTGCCGGTAGTAGCCGGCGAACCCATCCTGGATTCCAAGCTGGCCCCTCAGGGATCGGGCAGCGGCTTTTCCAGCCTGATTCCGCCTGGCATGCGTGCGCTGACGGTCTCGGTCAATGTGGTCAGCGGGGTGAGCGGATTCATCCTCCCCGATGCGCGGGTGGACGTCCTGGTTACGGTCGCTTCACCGAATAACAAGGAGGAGTCCAAGACCAAGATCATCCTCGAGGATGTCCTGGTACTGGCTGTCGATCAGACCTTTGAGCGGGAGGATGATGATCCGGTCAAGGTGCAATCGGTGACGCTGCTGGTCGATCCCGGTCAGGCCGAAAAGCTGGCCCTGGCCTCAAGCGAAGGCAAGCTGCAGCTGGTGCTGCGTAATTCGGCCGACCGCGATGCCCAGGGGAGCCGGGGTGTGCAGCTGCGCGAGCTCATCAATGGCGCCGGCAGTGTGGAGAACCGTGCCCTGACGCGGCCGCGCGCAGCGGAGCCCGCAGCGGCGGTTGCACCGCCGCCTGCCCGCACCGTGGAGGTGCTGCGGTCGAGCAAACGTGAAGAAATATCGTTCGTGCAGCCGGAAAAAGCGGCTGCAGGAGATCGGCCCTAA
- a CDS encoding NADH-quinone oxidoreductase subunit J has protein sequence MIPILFFLFAGLAITGAILMVTHRNPVYSAIFLILTFFSLAGLYFLLGAQFLSVVQVIVYAGAIMVLFLFVIMLLNLTEEVRLPLGRPFQIGLGTLFAVILAAQFLIFVAAGSALYGRLTGQYAVFGGVENLGRTLFSAYLYPFEIASVLLLTGIVGAIILGSRKLPKEQ, from the coding sequence ATGATTCCCATTCTTTTTTTCCTTTTTGCCGGACTGGCTATTACCGGCGCTATCCTGATGGTGACGCACCGGAATCCGGTTTACAGCGCCATTTTTCTTATTCTGACGTTTTTCTCGCTGGCAGGACTCTATTTTCTTCTTGGCGCTCAGTTTCTCAGTGTCGTTCAGGTGATCGTGTATGCCGGAGCGATCATGGTTCTCTTCCTATTCGTCATCATGCTCCTCAATCTCACCGAAGAGGTGCGTCTTCCCCTGGGACGCCCCTTCCAGATCGGGCTGGGGACGCTCTTCGCGGTTATCCTGGCGGCACAGTTCCTGATTTTTGTCGCAGCCGGGAGCGCCCTGTACGGCCGGCTTACCGGGCAGTATGCCGTATTCGGCGGGGTTGAAAACCTGGGCAGGACGCTCTTCAGCGCCTACCTCTATCCCTTCGAAATCGCCTCGGTGCTTCTGTTGACCGGCATCGTCGGCGCCATCATCCTGGGCAGCAGAAAACTGCCCAAGGAGCAGTAA